A window of the Chryseobacterium arthrosphaerae genome harbors these coding sequences:
- a CDS encoding glycosyltransferase: MKKKKLLIRIGSLRHGGAEKVLVNFLKNLPPDKYEVDLLVNLYSGLYIKEVPSWVNLHYLIKGEMITTNKPLEIPVKAWRVLYQKMFLWFPSLLYKFILKDKKYDVEIAAIHAMHQEILSSPQKDSKKIIWVQNDIFNLKEYTPEVIRQFFRFDRILVISNKLQEGMYSLAKNESEKQSVIKIYNPIDREDTLKKADIEVNDYPFNNDLPTFVTVGTVYPQKGYDRLLNVHKKLIDEGLKHQLLIIGDGYDFNAIQDQLNQLGLQDTAKMLGFSSNPYPYMKKADFYIMSSRHEGFPTIIAEALILNKPISATDISGIRDLLQDGKLGNITPNSEEGIYEGMKKFLTDQNVSEQYKKQISETELPFVLEKSVEHLQKIIDEV; encoded by the coding sequence TTGAAAAAGAAAAAGCTCCTCATTCGTATAGGCTCCTTACGCCATGGCGGCGCAGAAAAAGTGCTGGTCAACTTTCTGAAAAATCTTCCTCCCGATAAATATGAAGTGGATCTTCTGGTGAATCTCTATTCAGGATTATATATTAAAGAAGTACCGTCCTGGGTCAATCTGCACTATCTGATTAAAGGGGAGATGATCACCACAAACAAACCGTTGGAAATTCCTGTGAAAGCATGGCGGGTTCTTTATCAGAAAATGTTTCTCTGGTTTCCTTCCCTTCTTTATAAATTTATTTTAAAGGATAAAAAATATGATGTGGAGATTGCAGCCATCCATGCCATGCATCAGGAAATCCTGTCAAGTCCTCAAAAGGATTCAAAAAAAATTATCTGGGTACAAAATGACATCTTCAATCTGAAAGAATATACTCCGGAGGTCATCAGACAGTTTTTCAGATTCGACAGAATTCTGGTGATTTCAAATAAACTGCAGGAAGGGATGTACAGTCTCGCAAAAAATGAATCGGAAAAACAGTCCGTTATCAAAATATACAACCCTATTGATAGAGAAGATACTTTAAAGAAAGCGGATATTGAGGTTAATGATTATCCTTTCAACAATGATCTTCCTACTTTTGTAACAGTGGGAACCGTATATCCGCAGAAAGGCTATGACAGACTCCTGAATGTTCACAAAAAGCTGATCGATGAAGGGTTGAAACATCAGCTTCTGATCATCGGAGACGGTTATGATTTTAATGCTATACAGGACCAGCTCAATCAACTGGGGCTTCAGGATACCGCCAAAATGCTGGGCTTCAGCAGCAATCCTTATCCGTATATGAAAAAGGCGGATTTTTATATCATGTCTTCCAGACATGAAGGTTTTCCTACCATCATTGCAGAGGCACTTATTCTCAATAAGCCTATTTCCGCTACAGATATTTCGGGAATCAGAGATCTGCTGCAGGATGGAAAACTGGGCAATATTACGCCCAACTCCGAGGAAGGAATCTATGAAGGCATGAAAAAATTTCTTACCGATCAAAATGTTTCTGAACAGTACAAAAAACAAATTTCAGAGACGGAACTTCCGTTTGTCCTGGAAAAATCTGTAGAGCATCTTCAGAAAATAATTGACGAGGTTTAA
- a CDS encoding acyltransferase, with translation MIFIFRILLKINSLYHYFLNRASLEVAKYKGMKVGRNFNMPDTIYFGTEPYLIEIGDNVNIAGGVRFVNHGGTTTLLRKLPGYEDARILGRIKIGNNCTIGLNCVIMQDVQIGNNCILGANSVLSQSMPDNTVFIGNPAQFLCTIEDYGDIVLKNSPKYPRELEKDRKKLDAWIKENLPHKYKKARKIK, from the coding sequence ATGATTTTTATATTCAGAATCCTGTTAAAAATAAACTCCCTCTATCATTATTTTTTGAATAGGGCAAGCCTTGAAGTGGCCAAATATAAAGGCATGAAAGTAGGCCGTAATTTCAATATGCCGGATACCATTTATTTCGGGACAGAACCTTACCTCATCGAAATTGGTGATAATGTGAACATCGCCGGAGGGGTAAGATTCGTCAATCACGGAGGAACGACTACCCTGCTCAGAAAACTTCCAGGATATGAAGATGCAAGAATTCTCGGAAGAATAAAAATAGGCAATAACTGCACAATCGGACTAAACTGTGTCATCATGCAGGATGTACAGATAGGTAACAATTGTATTCTGGGAGCCAATTCCGTATTGTCACAGTCTATGCCGGACAATACTGTTTTTATCGGAAATCCCGCCCAGTTCCTGTGTACAATTGAAGATTATGGAGATATTGTCCTGAAAAACAGTCCGAAATACCCCCGTGAACTGGAGAAGGACAGGAAAAAACTGGATGCCTGGATCAAAGAAAATCTCCCTCATAAGTATAAAAAAGCAAGAAAAATTAAATAA
- a CDS encoding serine O-acetyltransferase, which produces MADYSIIQKDFYRESGKWLSTLQIWKKCINPNLHFVYILRMAQKYQKSPVLNIFWRIVLRHYQIKYGFQIYPETQIGEGFYLGHYGSLVINPKTIIGKNCNIAHGVTIGQQNRGKNEGSPIIGDEVWIGTNAVLVGAITIGNNVLIVPNSYVNFDVPPNSVVIGNPAKIIPTSNATKDYINRKV; this is translated from the coding sequence ATGGCTGATTATTCAATTATCCAAAAAGACTTCTATCGGGAAAGCGGAAAGTGGCTTTCCACACTTCAGATCTGGAAAAAATGCATCAACCCCAATCTTCATTTTGTCTATATCTTAAGAATGGCTCAGAAATATCAGAAAAGTCCGGTATTGAATATCTTCTGGCGAATTGTTCTAAGACATTATCAGATCAAATACGGGTTCCAGATCTATCCTGAAACCCAGATCGGAGAAGGCTTTTACCTGGGACACTATGGCAGCCTGGTGATCAACCCGAAAACGATCATCGGAAAAAACTGTAATATTGCCCATGGCGTTACTATCGGCCAGCAAAACCGTGGCAAAAACGAAGGTTCCCCCATCATCGGCGATGAAGTATGGATAGGAACCAATGCCGTTCTCGTAGGTGCTATTACTATCGGCAATAATGTATTGATTGTTCCCAATTCTTATGTCAACTTTGATGTACCTCCCAACTCTGTCGTCATAGGAAACCCTGCTAAAATTATTCCTACCAGCAATGCTACCAAAGACTATATCAACCGTAAAGTATAG
- a CDS encoding SDR family NAD(P)-dependent oxidoreductase produces the protein MDAFSLKNKTILITGASSGIGRSCSVECSRNGADLILIGRNHEELEKTASMLNPETKFEIITEDITQSDRLERIIAEKVAVLGKISGFIHCAGIEKTLPLKKHSPQLYHDIFEVNVIAGFEIAKILSLKKYKDETASFVFISSVAGMVGEAGKAAYSASKGAVIAGARSLAMELSRGNIRVNSISPAMVNTPILEKMFNDIGEEASSEIIKKHPLGIGEPEDVANACIFLLSDAARWVTGTNLVIDGGYSAQ, from the coding sequence ATGGATGCTTTCTCGTTAAAAAATAAAACAATTCTTATTACAGGGGCTTCTTCCGGGATCGGGAGAAGCTGTTCTGTAGAATGCAGCAGAAACGGAGCTGATCTTATTCTGATAGGAAGAAATCATGAAGAGCTTGAAAAGACCGCTTCAATGCTGAACCCCGAAACAAAGTTTGAAATAATCACTGAAGATATTACCCAATCTGACCGGCTTGAACGGATCATTGCAGAAAAGGTGGCTGTTCTGGGAAAAATATCAGGATTCATTCATTGTGCAGGTATTGAAAAAACACTGCCTTTGAAAAAGCATAGCCCGCAGTTATATCATGATATATTTGAGGTGAATGTGATTGCAGGATTTGAAATCGCCAAAATCCTGTCTTTAAAGAAATATAAAGATGAAACGGCAAGTTTTGTATTTATCTCATCCGTTGCAGGAATGGTAGGAGAGGCCGGAAAGGCTGCTTATTCTGCCAGTAAAGGAGCCGTGATAGCAGGAGCCCGGTCATTGGCTATGGAGCTTTCCAGGGGCAATATCCGTGTCAATAGTATAAGTCCGGCAATGGTCAATACTCCGATCTTAGAAAAAATGTTCAACGATATCGGTGAAGAAGCTTCATCAGAGATCATAAAAAAGCATCCGCTGGGAATAGGAGAGCCTGAAGATGTAGCGAATGCCTGTATTTTTCTTTTATCCGATGCTGCAAGATGGGTTACCGGTACCAATCTTGTAATTGACGGAGGATATTCTGCGCAATAA
- a CDS encoding glycosyltransferase family 2 protein, with protein MKFSILIAHYNNAHFFKDCFESILQQTYTDWEAVILDDASSEEEKKTVQEIISKDKRFKFFENEKNSGVGVTKSKLIELAEGDICGFLDPDDALHPTAIQKCMDIFHAKKNTVLTYSRFMTCDQNLKPIAPFRSAMQVPNGDPYFFNFPIQIAHFVAFRRAVYMQTEKMNPDLKIGEDQDLYLKMYEKGKVKFIDDTNYLYRTHQGGISQNDNKKRSHEYFAQVIFNTMKRRKLTSINGRPVPDQYPGAEALFELLQYQHSLPFRIKKKIKITLQSIFG; from the coding sequence ATGAAGTTCTCCATTCTCATTGCCCATTATAATAACGCCCATTTCTTCAAAGATTGTTTTGAAAGCATACTGCAGCAAACCTATACAGATTGGGAGGCCGTCATTTTAGATGATGCATCTTCTGAAGAAGAAAAGAAAACAGTACAGGAAATTATTTCAAAGGATAAAAGATTTAAATTTTTTGAAAATGAAAAAAATTCCGGGGTTGGTGTGACGAAAAGTAAACTGATCGAACTGGCCGAAGGAGATATCTGTGGCTTTCTTGACCCTGATGATGCCCTTCATCCTACGGCGATTCAAAAGTGTATGGATATTTTTCACGCAAAAAAAAATACGGTTCTCACCTATTCAAGGTTTATGACCTGTGATCAGAACCTGAAACCTATTGCTCCGTTCAGATCAGCAATGCAGGTTCCGAACGGTGATCCTTATTTTTTCAATTTCCCTATCCAGATTGCTCATTTTGTGGCTTTCAGAAGAGCTGTTTATATGCAGACCGAGAAAATGAATCCGGATTTAAAAATCGGAGAAGATCAGGATCTGTATCTTAAAATGTATGAAAAAGGAAAAGTGAAATTCATTGATGACACCAACTACCTTTACAGAACACATCAGGGTGGGATTTCACAGAATGATAATAAAAAAAGATCCCATGAGTATTTTGCCCAGGTGATCTTCAATACCATGAAGCGGAGAAAACTTACGAGCATTAACGGAAGGCCGGTTCCGGATCAGTATCCCGGGGCAGAAGCACTATTTGAATTACTTCAATACCAGCATTCCCTGCCCTTCCGTATTAAGAAAAAAATAAAAATTACGTTACAATCAATCTTCGGATAA
- a CDS encoding phosphopantetheine-binding protein, translating into MKTSVFLEKLQEELEEDETLTVETNLKALESYDSISLLSVIAFVDENFNKKIDTKQFKDVETVSDLMEVIGIENFED; encoded by the coding sequence ATGAAGACATCCGTTTTTTTAGAAAAATTACAGGAAGAACTGGAAGAAGATGAAACACTTACTGTTGAAACCAATTTAAAGGCTTTAGAAAGCTATGATTCTATCAGTTTACTTTCTGTTATTGCATTCGTGGACGAAAATTTCAATAAAAAAATCGATACCAAACAGTTTAAAGATGTAGAGACGGTCTCAGACCTGATGGAGGTAATAGGGATAGAAAACTTTGAGGATTAA
- a CDS encoding glycosyltransferase, whose translation MIEKKIKILFRHRSMEMGGVEKVLLGLLNNLDRNKFEMTVCLTLNQGKLRDELPSHVRKVYLTDGKEDFSGNSLVQKLQLVARRIKLRKLKNNPAIADKTINDTFDIEIGMDYRDYDAILNSTHKNSKKIGWFHSEINVPQFQPLVPGILKSFPQFDHMVYCSHKIKDMMHQYYPELQYPPETVIINPIPIEEIKRKAEEKPDYFPEGPVFVSIGRLHSRKGYHKLIEAHKRLIDEGFHHSIVVIGDGGEMANLKAQAAQSNVEKTFILAGNQMNPYPYIKKADYFVLPSESEAWPLVIAEALILQKPIVATNVGDVGLMIKDRETGYLINYEVDEMYEGMKAFLTNPELVLHIRENLKNIESQFDNQKIFDSVTEIIENLHRQ comes from the coding sequence ATGATAGAAAAAAAAATAAAAATTTTGTTCAGGCACCGTTCCATGGAAATGGGAGGTGTAGAAAAAGTTCTGTTGGGACTTCTCAACAATCTTGACAGGAACAAATTTGAAATGACGGTATGCCTGACGCTCAATCAGGGGAAATTACGTGATGAGCTTCCCAGTCATGTCAGAAAAGTCTACCTTACCGACGGTAAAGAAGATTTTTCCGGCAATTCACTGGTACAAAAGCTTCAGCTTGTCGCAAGAAGAATCAAACTCAGAAAGCTGAAAAACAATCCGGCCATTGCCGATAAAACCATCAATGATACTTTTGATATAGAGATTGGAATGGATTACAGGGATTATGATGCCATTCTCAACTCTACCCATAAAAACTCAAAAAAAATAGGCTGGTTCCATTCTGAGATCAATGTGCCGCAATTTCAGCCTTTGGTTCCGGGTATCCTGAAAAGTTTTCCGCAATTTGACCATATGGTGTACTGTTCCCATAAGATCAAAGATATGATGCATCAGTATTATCCCGAATTACAATATCCTCCTGAAACGGTGATCATCAATCCTATTCCTATTGAAGAAATCAAACGGAAAGCAGAAGAAAAACCGGATTATTTTCCTGAAGGACCTGTTTTTGTTTCCATCGGAAGACTCCATTCAAGAAAAGGGTATCATAAACTTATTGAAGCTCATAAAAGGCTTATCGACGAAGGATTCCATCACAGTATTGTGGTGATAGGCGACGGCGGTGAAATGGCTAACCTGAAAGCCCAGGCAGCCCAAAGTAATGTAGAGAAAACATTTATTTTAGCAGGGAATCAAATGAATCCTTACCCATACATCAAAAAGGCAGACTATTTCGTTCTTCCTTCTGAATCTGAAGCATGGCCCCTGGTGATTGCCGAAGCATTAATTCTCCAGAAACCTATTGTGGCTACCAATGTGGGGGATGTGGGGCTGATGATCAAAGACAGGGAAACAGGATACCTCATCAACTACGAGGTTGATGAGATGTATGAGGGGATGAAAGCTTTTCTTACCAATCCTGAATTGGTTCTCCACATCAGGGAGAATCTTAAAAATATTGAAAGTCAGTTTGACAATCAAAAGATATTTGACAGTGTAACAGAGATTATAGAAAACCTCCACAGGCAATAA
- a CDS encoding glycosyltransferase family 2 protein, translated as MKISVIIPVYNAEKYVSQAVASALQFDEVYEVVLVEDQSPDNALEVCRELAQKHSRVKLYQHPDQGNHGAGASRNLGIEKSEGDFISFLDADDYYLPNRFDAEKELFKNSDVDGVYGAIGVHYYSEKAKEQYYKVFGDRLTTVYKKHPPKEVFPGQLNMIGTFGLFSIDALTIRKSSLKTLEYFFKTHLTLHQDTEFLFRLSYYLNLYPGILDSAVAVRGVHENNRITKVDNREIKPASTRVLLWEEVNKWAESENTIPAEIKLHIRRVYRSFQIANAPFLTKWGMILKYLFTDYRSIRSGLYNINFRKDLF; from the coding sequence ATGAAAATTTCCGTAATCATTCCCGTCTATAATGCTGAAAAATATGTATCCCAGGCTGTAGCATCTGCCCTTCAGTTCGATGAAGTCTATGAGGTTGTTCTGGTAGAAGATCAGTCTCCGGACAATGCCCTCGAGGTATGCCGGGAACTTGCTCAGAAACATAGCAGGGTAAAGCTCTATCAGCACCCGGATCAAGGCAATCATGGTGCAGGAGCCAGCAGAAATCTGGGGATAGAGAAATCAGAAGGAGATTTCATTTCATTTCTGGATGCAGATGATTATTATCTTCCCAACCGTTTTGATGCAGAAAAAGAACTCTTTAAAAACAGTGATGTAGATGGTGTGTATGGAGCAATAGGCGTACATTATTATTCTGAAAAAGCTAAAGAACAGTATTATAAAGTCTTTGGAGACCGCTTAACCACGGTTTACAAAAAGCATCCTCCAAAAGAGGTATTTCCCGGGCAGCTTAATATGATAGGAACCTTCGGGCTTTTCAGCATAGATGCCCTGACCATCAGGAAAAGTTCTCTGAAAACCCTCGAATATTTCTTCAAAACCCATTTAACACTACATCAGGATACGGAATTCCTGTTCAGACTCTCCTACTATCTGAATTTATATCCGGGAATTCTTGACAGCGCCGTAGCCGTAAGAGGAGTTCATGAGAATAACAGGATTACCAAAGTGGACAACAGAGAGATAAAACCAGCCTCAACAAGGGTTTTACTTTGGGAAGAAGTCAACAAATGGGCGGAAAGTGAAAATACGATTCCTGCAGAAATTAAGCTCCACATCAGGAGAGTGTACAGAAGTTTTCAGATCGCCAATGCTCCTTTTCTTACCAAATGGGGAATGATCCTTAAGTATCTGTTTACAGATTACCGAAGCATAAGATCCGGGCTTTACAATATCAATTTCAGGAAAGATCTGTTCTGA
- a CDS encoding acyltransferase family protein: protein MKISQITFTRFIAAMAIVISHFNKDLFLYKIDYISNLFLRANVGVSYFFILSGFIMIIAYHKKDKIDYLEFYKNRFARIYPLYILGLLLYFMTRSQMFDWYKLMLYSLGIQSWIPGEAMILNFPGWSISVEFFFYLLFPLLYNYFYSRKNKMIWVAAIGLWLITQVFSNLYPVYGAYEGPHTKSHEFLYYFPLWHLNEFLIGNLAGIFFVRNYRQKNYDRQVIILFLLILVSLMFVPLFYHNGLMALLFVPAIFVISANNGWITRFFSLKPLEYLGEISYGIYITHIPVLYLVRAFLEWQQYAFSIDTVFVIYSIVMLFSSALFYQFIEKPMRDLLRKIHFSKQ, encoded by the coding sequence GTGAAGATAAGTCAGATTACATTTACAAGATTTATTGCTGCCATGGCAATTGTCATTTCCCATTTCAATAAAGATCTGTTTTTATACAAGATCGATTATATTTCCAATCTTTTTCTGAGAGCCAATGTAGGGGTAAGCTATTTTTTTATCCTTTCCGGGTTTATTATGATTATTGCTTATCATAAAAAAGATAAGATCGATTATCTGGAGTTTTATAAGAACAGGTTTGCCAGGATCTATCCGCTGTATATTTTGGGGCTTTTGCTCTATTTTATGACAAGATCCCAGATGTTCGACTGGTATAAACTGATGCTGTACAGTCTGGGAATTCAAAGCTGGATACCGGGAGAAGCTATGATCCTCAATTTTCCGGGATGGTCTATATCTGTAGAGTTTTTCTTTTATCTGCTTTTTCCTCTTTTATACAATTATTTTTATTCAAGGAAAAATAAGATGATCTGGGTCGCTGCCATCGGATTATGGCTGATTACCCAGGTGTTTTCTAATCTGTATCCGGTATATGGAGCCTACGAAGGTCCTCATACCAAAAGCCACGAGTTTTTATATTACTTCCCTTTGTGGCATCTTAATGAATTTCTGATTGGGAATCTGGCAGGTATCTTTTTCGTGAGAAATTACAGGCAAAAAAACTACGATCGTCAGGTTATTATCCTTTTTCTATTGATCCTTGTATCTTTAATGTTTGTTCCGCTTTTCTATCACAATGGTTTGATGGCCTTACTTTTTGTACCTGCAATCTTTGTGATATCGGCCAATAACGGATGGATAACCCGATTCTTTTCATTGAAGCCGCTGGAATACCTGGGAGAGATCAGTTACGGAATATACATTACCCATATTCCTGTTCTCTATCTTGTAAGAGCGTTTTTAGAATGGCAGCAATATGCGTTCAGTATTGATACTGTATTTGTGATATATAGTATCGTGATGCTGTTCAGTTCTGCACTTTTTTATCAGTTCATAGAAAAGCCGATGCGGGATCTTTTAAGAAAGATTCACTTTTCAAAACAGTAA
- a CDS encoding 3-oxoacyl-ACP synthase III family protein produces MMKISKIEYYLPQQVLTNEDLEKQFPEWSSERIQEKVGISQRHISSDNETVLDMAVQSSEKIFETYDRSKVDFILFCTQSPEYFLPTTACILQDRLGLRKNIGAIDFNLGCSGFVYGLAFAKGLISAGIAQSILLVTSETYTKHIHPDDKGNRSIFGDASASAIVEKAEGAGDYQFCLGTDGSGAENLIVKKGAFRKDYELNPDHEFSPENIYMNGPEIFNFTIENIPGLVKETLEVNQMTMDDIDHFVFHQANSFMLNYLRKKTKIPAEKFYIDMEKTGNTVSATIPIALKNMMDKGMLKEGDKVLMAGFGVGYSWGATIIEI; encoded by the coding sequence ATGATGAAAATTTCAAAAATAGAATATTATCTGCCTCAGCAAGTGCTCACTAATGAGGATCTTGAAAAACAGTTCCCGGAGTGGAGTTCAGAAAGAATTCAGGAGAAAGTGGGAATTTCCCAGCGTCATATCTCCTCAGACAATGAAACGGTACTGGACATGGCCGTACAATCTTCTGAAAAAATTTTTGAGACCTATGACCGCAGCAAAGTAGATTTCATTCTGTTTTGCACACAAAGTCCGGAATACTTTCTTCCTACAACGGCCTGTATTTTGCAGGACAGATTAGGGCTTAGAAAAAACATCGGGGCGATTGATTTCAATCTTGGATGTTCGGGGTTTGTATATGGATTGGCTTTTGCGAAAGGTCTCATTTCAGCAGGAATTGCACAAAGTATTCTTCTGGTGACTTCAGAAACCTATACCAAGCATATTCACCCGGATGACAAAGGAAACCGAAGTATATTCGGGGATGCTTCAGCTTCTGCAATTGTTGAAAAAGCAGAGGGTGCCGGAGACTATCAGTTCTGCCTTGGGACAGACGGAAGCGGTGCTGAAAACCTTATTGTAAAGAAAGGTGCTTTCAGAAAAGACTATGAACTGAATCCGGATCATGAATTCAGCCCGGAAAATATATACATGAATGGTCCTGAGATCTTCAATTTTACCATTGAAAATATCCCGGGACTGGTAAAAGAAACTCTTGAAGTGAATCAGATGACGATGGATGATATTGATCATTTTGTTTTTCACCAGGCAAATTCTTTTATGCTGAATTATTTAAGGAAGAAAACCAAAATTCCGGCAGAAAAGTTCTATATTGATATGGAAAAAACCGGGAATACCGTTTCTGCAACCATTCCTATTGCCCTTAAAAATATGATGGATAAAGGAATGCTGAAAGAAGGAGATAAAGTACTGATGGCAGGATTCGGGGTGGGATACTCCTGGGGAGCTACCATTATAGAAATTTAA
- a CDS encoding acyltransferase gives MLHEILAKLQRKSLISLLRKHPHVSVKGIKLGTSNHFILHESLKKVTIGEGVSFRNYVHVLVQQNASLELGNNFFMNNFCSINCLDSISIGDNTLFGENVKLYDHNHAYETHPEFKLHHSRFTTAPIKIGKNCWLGSNVTVLKGVTIGDNCIIGAGCTIYKDIPSDTTVINRQELIFKEQ, from the coding sequence ATGCTTCATGAAATTCTAGCCAAACTTCAACGAAAAAGTCTGATTTCACTTCTCAGAAAACATCCTCATGTTTCCGTTAAGGGAATAAAACTTGGAACCAGTAATCATTTTATCCTTCATGAAAGCTTAAAAAAGGTAACTATCGGAGAAGGTGTCAGCTTCAGAAATTATGTTCATGTTCTTGTACAGCAGAATGCCAGTCTGGAACTTGGAAACAATTTTTTTATGAATAATTTCTGCTCTATCAATTGCCTGGACAGTATCTCCATTGGTGACAATACGCTGTTCGGTGAGAATGTAAAGCTGTATGACCACAACCATGCTTATGAGACCCATCCTGAATTTAAGCTCCATCATTCCCGGTTTACCACAGCGCCTATCAAAATTGGAAAAAACTGTTGGCTGGGAAGCAATGTTACCGTCCTGAAGGGGGTTACTATAGGAGATAATTGTATCATAGGAGCCGGATGTACCATTTATAAAGATATACCGTCCGACACAACAGTAATTAACCGCCAGGAATTAATATTCAAAGAACAATAA
- a CDS encoding phosphoethanolamine transferase — protein sequence MIKKIIPVLTILIYLTGFLLSFPYIYENLFGAEKLESIRNIFEYGIMFCSFLVFNAFLFKNKYTTAVAVLLCLFLGLNFLISVSCYFIYHSGFNVGMAISILESNPDEAMSMSYMFILPGALFIVFMGMLLYSINSLKNVVKFDWKYGIISLLWLIMPFTFYMKHKYVSNKGGGKMIKSVYYHYSDFNTALNIQEDINMIRKNVPVFNIKKIQPGIENVILIIGESERKQNMSLYGYPKKTTPFTDQETSNMMIYDQAVSPAGITNLSVPLILSSIHPDEFRYRYDKLSYNIINLANQTGYNSFWISTQQSAKGITAIASMSKNKKWVNGFDEVIVPELKNVIQKRDNKFIVLHIMGSHPNPCNRLPENWNSGDLDCYDSSIKYTDNVMKDIFNTLRNTNSVVIYASDHGLKIQGNKLLHTDSKESTQVPFFIWYGNKVPPAYRITGRDPKQIQTTYIYPLIMKYMGLEPPQHYKNEDQKYLNLNMRSIDYDKLEE from the coding sequence ATGATCAAAAAAATCATTCCTGTTCTCACTATTTTAATCTATCTCACAGGCTTTCTGCTTTCTTTTCCTTATATCTATGAGAATTTATTCGGAGCAGAAAAACTGGAAAGCATCAGAAATATTTTTGAGTACGGAATCATGTTTTGTTCTTTTCTTGTTTTTAATGCATTCCTTTTTAAAAATAAATACACAACGGCTGTTGCTGTTCTTTTATGTTTATTCTTAGGGCTGAACTTTCTGATATCAGTATCCTGTTATTTTATCTATCATTCCGGGTTCAATGTAGGGATGGCCATCAGCATACTGGAATCAAATCCGGATGAGGCAATGAGTATGTCCTATATGTTTATCCTTCCCGGAGCCCTGTTCATCGTCTTTATGGGAATGCTTTTATACTCGATTAATTCCCTGAAAAACGTCGTAAAATTTGACTGGAAATACGGAATCATTTCGTTACTGTGGCTGATAATGCCCTTCACCTTTTATATGAAGCATAAATATGTAAGCAATAAAGGTGGAGGAAAAATGATTAAAAGTGTGTATTATCATTACTCTGATTTCAATACAGCTTTGAATATTCAGGAAGACATTAATATGATCAGAAAGAATGTTCCCGTTTTCAACATAAAAAAGATACAGCCGGGAATAGAAAATGTGATCCTGATCATCGGTGAATCTGAAAGGAAACAAAACATGTCATTGTATGGCTATCCTAAAAAAACAACACCTTTTACGGATCAGGAAACTTCCAATATGATGATTTATGACCAGGCAGTTTCTCCGGCAGGGATTACCAATCTGAGTGTCCCGCTTATTCTTTCCAGCATTCACCCGGATGAATTCAGGTACCGTTATGATAAATTGTCCTACAACATCATCAATCTTGCCAATCAGACCGGTTATAATTCTTTCTGGATCAGCACCCAGCAAAGCGCTAAGGGAATTACAGCAATAGCGTCTATGTCTAAAAATAAAAAATGGGTAAACGGTTTTGATGAAGTAATTGTTCCTGAGCTAAAGAACGTTATTCAGAAAAGAGATAATAAATTCATTGTTCTCCATATTATGGGCAGTCATCCTAACCCATGTAACAGATTACCGGAAAACTGGAATTCCGGAGACCTGGATTGCTATGACAGCTCTATAAAGTATACAGATAACGTCATGAAAGACATTTTCAATACCCTCAGAAACACCAATTCTGTAGTGATCTACGCCTCTGATCATGGTCTTAAAATACAGGGAAATAAATTGCTGCATACAGACTCCAAAGAATCCACACAGGTACCGTTCTTTATATGGTACGGAAACAAGGTTCCCCCTGCATACAGAATCACAGGTCGTGATCCGAAGCAGATTCAAACAACCTACATTTACCCGCTCATCATGAAGTATATGGGACTGGAGCCTCCTCAGCACTATAAAAATGAAGATCAGAAGTATTTAAATCTTAATATGAGAAGTATAGATTATGACAAACTAGAAGAATAA